The Rhododendron vialii isolate Sample 1 chromosome 6a, ASM3025357v1 genome includes a window with the following:
- the LOC131331066 gene encoding peroxisomal membrane protein 11A gives MDPPKPSSNPTPPRQNPRSPPPNTQDFLTHLETYLAKRDGVDKLLKISRYAAKIILASSFLPSAHPLHPRLKNFESSVGLSRKAFRLGKFVQDLNALRNKNFCFDSKQELVLSLVAYGGEGVYYFVEQFVWLAKSGLIDNTHLQKLQKISAWAELVGYFGSVALKVGDLRRIDKEEACLRSSVEVLRLRGEGAGEEEERKIGKLREKRVMKRLSVVQDLADGLMALGDVRDGKGRFSGPALMSSAGLLSAVISTHKNWVSC, from the coding sequence atggATCCACCCAAACCTTCGTCAAACCCCACTCCTCCTCGTCAAAACCCCAGATCACCGCCACCCAACACCCAAGACTTCCTAACCCACCTCGAAACCTACCTCGCGAAACGCGACGGCGTCGACAAGCTCCTCAAAATCTCACGCTACGCCGCGAAGATCATCCTCGCCTCCTCCTTCCTCCCCTCCGCCCATCCCCTCCACCCCCGCCTCAAGAATTTCGAATCCAGCGTCGGCCTCAGCCGGAAAGCCTTCCGCCTCGGCAAATTCGTCCAAGACCTCAATGCTCTGCGAAACAAGAACTTCTGTTTCGACTCGAAACAAGAACTCGTACTCTCGCTCGTCGCCTACGGCGGTGAGGGCGTGTACTACTTCGTCGAGCAATTCGTCTGGCTAGCCAAATCTGGGTTGATCGACAACACCCACTTGCAGAAGTTGCAAAAGATCAGCGCGTGGGCGGAGCTGGTAGGGTACTTCGGGAGCGTGGCGTTGAAGGTTGGGGATTTGAGGAGGattgacaaggaagaagcgtgTCTGAGGTCGAGCGTGGAGGTTTTGAGGTTGAGAGGGGAGGGGGccggggaggaggaggagaggaagattgggaAGTTGAGGGAGAAGAGGGTTATGAAGAGGCTTTCGGTCGTGCAGGATTTGGCTGATGGGTTGATGGCGTTGGGGGACGTGAGGGACGGGAAGGGAAGGTTTTCTGGGCCGGCGTTGATGTCGTCGGCTGGGCTTTTGTCGGCGGTGATTAGTACTCATAAGAATTGGGTTTCTTGCTGA
- the LOC131328285 gene encoding protein FAR1-RELATED SEQUENCE 5-like — translation MAHLPPSPVDLVDHPPSESPESSSPLSPLGLADHPPSELSKSSSPTRMEDDGLEENVKESEELIKKYLPCLKMEFESVKAAFEFYNEYARITGFSVKICYSNLSKRDGVMISRKFACNKEGQKAKDKRNLVVERPHKDTRTNCLASLFVSLDRGTSKWVVKSFEENHNHLLHILEHSHLLKSHRMVSEAQAINIDIAADIGLSLKASHDLLSAQAGGKECLGFTREDQKNYLRSRRQRSLKYGESGALLGYFRNQSAQNPYFYYAVQLDVDEKITNIFWADHEMITDYGLFGDAVSFDTTFRTNKECRPFALFTGFNHFRMTTIFGAALLYDETADSFEWLFKTFLHAMSGKKPTTIFTDQDAAMAKAISNVMPDVSHGLCTFHLNQNALKHLGYLLHADSNFGKELNACIFGYEEINELEKAWHTLIKKYNLQDNSWMAKTWEIREKWAHVYMKWSYIAGMWSTQLSESLNAKLKRCLKSDLNIVQFLTQFDIIVVEKRYEESKAIYNSREKLQRLLLKKSPMLIQVAQLYSPPLFDLFHDELDTSLRCKVKQCHELEGQFSCVITMRGQNVEYVVKGNVEIDETDETICRDVCCTCRKFESFRILCSHAIKGLDRMSVMEIPERIICPKMVKLATQSCELEETYEFVEETLEYMCAKVADTLLGAGEGAPIEVEKELEVDPQFARVKGLKKKNGIQIKGTRRLKPWHELKSRKRKKVVSHSTTQLSEHVDHVATTKIVHGSVLKQPSDVGIPYVPQMISYEDSGQSIPSSSQASCNPQTLKEIAI, via the exons ATGGCTCATCTTCCTCCATCCCCTGTAGATCTCGTTGATCATCCACCATCGGAATCGCCGGAATCATCATCTCCTCTATCCCCTCTAGGTCTCGCCGATCATCCGCCTTCGGAATTGTCGAAATCATCATCTCCCACCAG AATGGAGGATGATGGGCTTGAGGAGAATGTCAAAGAAAGTGAGGAATTGATCAAAAAGTACCTTCCATGTCTTAAGATGGAGTTTGAATCGGTGAAAGCGGCGTTTGAGTTTTACAATGAATATGCAAGGATTACCGGTTTCAGTGTTAAAATATGTTACAGTAATTTAAGCAAGCGAGATGGTGTTATGATTAGTCGAAAATTTGCATGTAATAAGGAAGGACAAAAGGCAAAAGATAAACGGAACTTAGTTGTAGAACGACCTCACAAAGACACCAGAACTAATTGTCTTGCATCCCTGTTTGTATCATTGGACCGAGGAACTTCGAAATGGGTTGTGAAAAGTTTTGAAGAAAACCACAACCATCTTTTACATATTCTCGAACATTCCCATTTGCTGAAATCCCACAGAATGGTAAGCGAGGCTCAGGCTATAAATATTGATATAGCTGCTGATATTGGTTTATCGCTTAAGGCATCGCACGATCTCTTAAGTGCCCAAGCAGGGGGGAAGGAATGCTTAGGGTTCACGCGGGaggaccaaaaaaattatttgcgttcGAGAAGACAAAGGAGCTTAAAGTATGGTGAATCGGGGGCTTTGTTGGGATATTTTCGTAATCAATCTGCTCAAAATCCATATTTCTACTATGCGGTTCAATTGGATGTTGATGAGAAGATAACCAATATTTTTTGGGCTGACCATGAGATGATTACAGATTATGGGCTTTTCGGAGATGCTGTATCCTTTGACACAACATTTCGCACAAACAAAGAGTGCCGACCCTTTGCTCTTTTCACTGGCTTTAACCATTTCAGAATGACAACAATTTTTGGTGCGGCACTATTATATGATGAAACGGCAGATTCCTTTGAGTGGTTATTTAAGACCTTTTTGCATGCTATGTCCGGAAAAAAGCCTACTACCATTTTCACAGACCAAGATGCCGCAATGGCTAAGGCAATTTCCAATGTCATGCCCGATGTAAGTCATGGATTGTGTACGTTTCACCTTAATCAAAATGCTTTGAAGCATTTGGGTTACTTGTTACATGCTGATTCAAACTTTGGTAAAGAGCTCAATGCTTGCATTTTTGGGTATGAGGAGATAAATGAGTTAGAGAAAGCTTGGCATACTTTGATTAAGAAATACAATTTACAAGATAATTCTTGGATGGCTAAAACTTGGGAAATTAGAGAGAAATGGGCGCATGTATACATGAAATGGTCATACATTGCGGGAATGTGGAGCACCCAACTTAGTGAGAGCCTTAATGCAAAACTAAAGAGGTGTTTAAAATCGGATCTCAACATTGTTCAATTCTTGACTCAATTTGACATAATTGTTGTGGAGAAGAGGTATGAGGAATCTAAAGCCATATACAATTCTAGAGAAAAGTTGCAGAGATTGTTGCTGAAAAAATCTCCTATGTTAATTCAAGTTGCACAATTGTACTCCCCTCCTCTGTTTGACTTGTTCCATGATGAGCTTGACACCTCACTTCGTTGTAAGGTGAAGCAATGTCATGAGTTGGAAGGACAATTTAGTTGTGTGATTACCATGCGTGGACAGAATGTGGAGTATGTGGTGAAGGGTAATGTTGAAATAGATGAGACTGACGAAACTATTTGTCGAGATGTTTGTTGTACATGTCGAAAATTTGAAAGTTTCAGAATTTTATGTAGCCATGCAATTAAGGGGCTTGATCGAATGAGTGTTATGGAAATTCCTGAAAG GATTATTTGTCCAAAGATGGTAAAGTTAGCTACTCAGTCATGTGAACTTGAAGAAACATATGAATTTGTGGAAGAGACGTTGGAATACATGTGTGCAAAAGTTGCCGATACGCTTCTTGGAGCGGGAGAGGGAGCCCCCATTGAAGTGGAGAAAGAATTGGAGGTTGATCCTCAATTCGCACGAGTCAAaggtttgaagaagaaaaacggcATTCAAATTAAGGGTACGAGAAGATTGAAACCTTGGCATGAGCTCAAGTCTAGAAAGAGGAAGAAAGTTGTTTCACACTCTACGACACAGCTTAGTGAG CATGTTGATCATGTTGCCACTACTAAAATTGTGCATGGTTCGGTTTTGAAGCAACCATCg gATGTTGGAATCCCATATGTTCCACAAATGATAAGTTATGAAGATAGTGGTCAATCAATTCCATCATCTTCACAAGCGTCATGTAATCCACAAACTTTGAAG gaGATAGCCATTTGA